CAAGGCTTGTGGTAAGGCTGGCGTGAGAGCTGGGGCTTATGTGGAGCCAGAAATTTTAACTGTTGGCTCGCAAGATACGACTGGGCCGATGACTAGAGATGAGGTTAAAGAGCTTGCTAGCCTTAGTTTTGGCGCGGATTTTGTTTTGCAAAGCTTTTGCCATACGGCTGCTTACCCAAAGCCAAGTGATCTTGTGATGCATGAGAGCTTGCCAAAATTTATAAATTTACGTGGTGGTGTGAGTCTAAAGCCAGGCGATGGTGTCATCCACTCGTGGCTAAATCGCATGGTATTACCTGATACGGTGGGCACTGGAGGCGATAGTCACACGAGATTTCCTATTGGTATTAGCTTTCCAGCGGGCAGTGGTCTAGTGGCTTTTGCAGCGGTACTTGGAATGATGCCACTAAATATGCCAGAGTCGGTTTTGATTAAATTTAAAGGCGAGCTAAAAGAGGGCGTGACGCTTAGGGATCTTGTAAATGCGATACCGTATTTTGCGATCAAAAAAGAGCTTTTAAGTGTTGAAAAGAAAGATAAAAAGAATGTTTTTGCGGGTAAAATTTTAGAGATAGAAGGGCTTGAGAGCTTAAAAGTAGAGCAGGCATTTGAGCTAAGTGACGCTTCGGCTGAACGCTCGGCTGCGGCCTGCGTGGTAAATTTAAGCGTTGATAGTGTCGTGGAGTATGTTCGCTCAAATGTTGCGCTAATTGATGCGATGATAAAAGCTGGTTACGAGAGCCGTGAAACGCTTGCTAGACGAAAAGAAAAAATGCAAAAATGGCTAGAAGATCCAACACTTTTAAGAGCCGATAAAGATGCAAAATACGCTGAAATTTTGGAGATCGATTTGTCGCAGATAGATGAGCCGATTTTGGCGTGCCCAAATGACCCAGACGATGTGGCAACACTAAGTGAAATTTTAGCTGATAACAAAAGAGTGCATAATATCGATGAAGTTTTTGTGGGAAGCTGTATGACAAATATCGGCCATTACAGGGCACTTGCTAGAATTTTGGAGCATGAGAGCAAGCTTACAACTAGGCTTTGGATAGCACCGCCGACAAAGATGGATAAAAGCACGCTTGAAGATGAGGGCATTTATGAAATTTTTAAAAGATTAAATGCAAGGACAGAGGTACCAGGCTGTTCGCTTTGTATGGGCAATCAAGCAAGAGTTAATGACAATGCCGTTGTCTTTTCTACCTCGACCAGAAATTTTGATAACAGAATGGGCATGGGCGCGAAGGTCTATCTAGGAAGTGCCGAGCTAGCCGCTGTTTGTGCACTACTTGGACGTTTACCAAGTGTAGATGAATATAAAA
This genomic interval from Campylobacter concisus contains the following:
- a CDS encoding bifunctional aconitate hydratase 2/2-methylisocitrate dehydratase, coding for MSFFTDYEKHVSEREKEGVPPLALNAKQTNEVCELIKLASKSSGDEKAQSELKFLIKLLETRINPGVDDAAKIKAEFLGEVIDGLAVNGLDAIRAIKILGKMLGGYNVEILVRALKNSNENIAQAAANELKNIILVHEYFDEIAKLASSNKFAKEVLVSWVNAEWFTHKKPIETCINAVVFKVSGETNTDDLSPASEAYTRADIPLHAKAMLVKKMPGGLEILKELKTRGKKVAYVGDVVGTGSSRKSGINSIQWHLGDEIEGVPNKKTGGIVIGTTIAPIFFNTAEDSGALPIVANVNELEMGDEIEIYPFKGEIYKLIGTEKKLVANFKLNPNTLSDEIRAGGRIPLMIGRQVTKKAREALGLGEEQIFIKPDQPKEQSGGYTLAQKMVGKACGKAGVRAGAYVEPEILTVGSQDTTGPMTRDEVKELASLSFGADFVLQSFCHTAAYPKPSDLVMHESLPKFINLRGGVSLKPGDGVIHSWLNRMVLPDTVGTGGDSHTRFPIGISFPAGSGLVAFAAVLGMMPLNMPESVLIKFKGELKEGVTLRDLVNAIPYFAIKKELLSVEKKDKKNVFAGKILEIEGLESLKVEQAFELSDASAERSAAACVVNLSVDSVVEYVRSNVALIDAMIKAGYESRETLARRKEKMQKWLEDPTLLRADKDAKYAEILEIDLSQIDEPILACPNDPDDVATLSEILADNKRVHNIDEVFVGSCMTNIGHYRALARILEHESKLTTRLWIAPPTKMDKSTLEDEGIYEIFKRLNARTEVPGCSLCMGNQARVNDNAVVFSTSTRNFDNRMGMGAKVYLGSAELAAVCALLGRLPSVDEYKKIVKDSLSLNKDEIYKYLNFNEISEFSI